The genomic stretch ACCTCGTAGGTGGAGGCGTCCTCGTTCATGGTGGTGACGAAGCGGAACTCCGGGTGGGCCGAAATCTTGATCCCCGCCACCGCGCTCTCGACATATCGGCGGTGATCGAGGAGCGGGGCCAGGCTGGCCCAGGATTTCTCGCTCATGCGGTTGCCCTCGTCGAGCACCGCTACGCCGCCGTGGATCATGGCGCTCACCAGCGGCGAGGCCATATAGCGAATCCCGCCGCCGGGGGCCAGCACCGGCGCCACCAGCAGGTCTTCCGGCCGGGTGTCCATGGTCGCTTGGAGGATGTAGGTCGGCAGCTCCAGGCGCAACGCGGCGGCGCAGGCGAGGCTGGTTTTGCCCACCCCCGGCTTGCCCAGCAGCCGTGGGTTCAACGGGCGATCCTCGGGATCGATGCGCGCCCAGGAGGCGAGGAGCTGTTCGAGCACCGCGCCCTGCCCGACCCACGGCGGTGTTTCCGTCACCGGGGCCGCCAGGTGCAGTTCCACGCCGTCGACCTCGACGCGGCGAGGCAGGTCGTGCCCGCGGGGAGACGTGTCGTTGGGTTGGGTCATGGGCGCTCTCCAGAGGCTGGCGGCGGTGGTTCTTCGAATCCACCGAACGGCGGTCCGGCGGCGAGGCGAAGCTTCATCCTGCCATCGCCGGCGGGGCATCGCAAGCTTGGTTGGCGTCCCGGTCCGCGTTTTGGAGAGTGGTTCCCGAATTCCTCGCGGTCAGCGCTCCCGATTCAGAAAAAGTCGTCCTCGGCCGGGAACTCTCCCGGAGGTGGAGCGTTTAGAGTGGTTGAAGGCGCCGGAAATCTGATCATTAGAAAATTCCATCAGCCGGCGCCCACTCTCGATTCGTCATCTCATGAAGCCCGTGGACGCCAGCAAGCCCATGCATTCCAGAACGCCAATGAGCTCCAGTACCCAAGCCCTCGACCTCGCCGTCCTGGACACGTCGTCCGGCCTCTCCTCCGCCGAGCGTCGCATGCAAGAGGCGGGGACCGATGGCTTGTTGATGGAGCGTACCGCCGCCGGCGACCGTGGGGCCTTCGCTGAGCTGGTGGATCGCTACAAGGATCCGCTGGTGGGCTACCTGACCCGCTTGTCGGGCAGCCGGGACCGGGCGGAGGATCTGGCCCAGGAGACCTTCCTACGTCTTTACCAGGCGGCGGATAGCTACCGCCATCAGGGCCAGCTGAAGAGTTACCTCTACCGCATCGCTACAAACCTGCTGCGTTCCCAGCAACGGCGGGAGCGTCGCTGGCGTTGGCTGCAGCCGGTGCTGCGCCCGACTCTGGAGGTGACCGCGGACGATAGCCAGACGCGGCCCCAGGCGGGCGTGCTGGCGGAGGAAGCACAGCATGAGGTCGCCCGGGCTCTAGCTCGGCTGCCGCTCAACTTTCGCGCTCCGCTGGTGCTCTTCGAGCTCGAAGGCTGGTCCTATCAGCGCATCGCCGAGCTGCTGGGATGCCAGGAGGGGACGGTGAAGTCCCGCATCCACCGGGGGCGGCGCAAGCTCAAGCAGGAGCTGACCCCGTATTGGCGAGAGTCCCGGGGAGTGCAGTCCCGGGGAGTCGGGGTAGAAGACGAGGATCCGAAGAACACGGCTTCCAGGAAGAAGGGAGGCGCACCATGAACGACCGAGAATTGCGTCAGGCTCTCTCCGAGCTGCCCCAAGAGCGCGCCGGGGAGGATTTCACCGCTCGGGTGCTGCAGCGCCTGGATTCGCTGGAAGCGCCGGAGTCCAAGTCATCTCCCGGCTGGTTCTCCAATCCTTGGGCGATGCCCGCGGCAGCGGCCCTGGGGACGGTGCTGGTGGTCGGCCTTCTGGTGGCCGTGCTCAGCGCCTGGCCGGGCGGCCTCTTCGACGATGGTGCCGACTCGATGGCCTCGGTTGGCGAAGAAGCCGCGGGGCCGAGGGATGCGGTGGCCGAGGGAGCGGCCGCCCAGATCCCGGATTCCCGAGCGGCCTTGCCGGTGGCGGTAGCGAATCCCGAGGTGGCCGAGGGGTCGGAGCCCAGGAACCCGGGGGAAGCCTCGTCAAGGTCTCTGCGGGCGCAGCAGCTGAGGGCGGAGCAGCGCCGGCTGGCCCAGGAGCTGGTGGAGCTGCGCCGCCAGATGAATCGGGAACCGGCGGTCTTGATGGGCGGAGCGGGCGGCGAGCGGCTGCTGGTGCCGCTGGTGCCGGAAGGGCGTCGGGCGGGTGGCTTGCGGACCGAGGCGCCGGCACGGTTGGCCAGCTTCGATGGGAATTCGCCCTCTGCGGGCAGGGGCTATTCGAATCGGCCGGTGCGGGTGGTGCCCGCCTCGGTGACGACGTTCTAACAGAAGACTCTCGACCTTTGATT from Acidobacteriota bacterium encodes the following:
- a CDS encoding sigma-70 family RNA polymerase sigma factor → MSSSTQALDLAVLDTSSGLSSAERRMQEAGTDGLLMERTAAGDRGAFAELVDRYKDPLVGYLTRLSGSRDRAEDLAQETFLRLYQAADSYRHQGQLKSYLYRIATNLLRSQQRRERRWRWLQPVLRPTLEVTADDSQTRPQAGVLAEEAQHEVARALARLPLNFRAPLVLFELEGWSYQRIAELLGCQEGTVKSRIHRGRRKLKQELTPYWRESRGVQSRGVGVEDEDPKNTASRKKGGAP
- a CDS encoding AAA family ATPase, whose amino-acid sequence is MTQPNDTSPRGHDLPRRVEVDGVELHLAAPVTETPPWVGQGAVLEQLLASWARIDPEDRPLNPRLLGKPGVGKTSLACAAALRLELPTYILQATMDTRPEDLLVAPVLAPGGGIRYMASPLVSAMIHGGVAVLDEGNRMSEKSWASLAPLLDHRRYVESAVAGIKISAHPEFRFVTTMNEDASTYEVPEYIHSRLMPQLFLDFPEEDEEREILASQVPFAEDEVLDYVLAFLRTAHDADLRYTVRDGINVARYAMKILRRDSSQSPEDAVSSALELALGPEESEIFDLS